The stretch of DNA GGCGCCCCTTCAGGCCTCCCCGCAGAGGCAGGCCATGGCCGCCCCCCTGCCCGACACCGTCGAGACCGAATGCCCGCACTGCGGCGCCGTGCTGGAACTCGACCTGAGCGCCGACCCGGTGGGCGCATGACCGCCCCCCGCTCCGCGCGTCCCGCCAGCCAGAACGAGCAGACGGCCGTCGGCACCCGCGCACCCCGCCCCACGCTCCCCGACCTGGACGAGATCACCCGGCGCGTGTACGCCCTGATGCTCGAGGACCTGCGCCTCGACCACGCCCGGCGCAGCGGCGGCCAGCGGTGACCCGCCCGCGCGTCACCGCCACCGCGCGCGGCGGCGTGGCCCGCGTCGGCACGCCCGCCGGACAGGCCACCGTCCGCGTGGACAGCCGCGGCGTCCACGCCAGTCACAACATGAGCGCCGAGGCCGCCGCACGCCGCCTCGGGCTGCCCATTCCCACCACCCCGCAGAAGACCGCGCACCAGGTGCTATCCAACCACCGCTATCACGTCGCCATCGACGGTCTGGAGCAGGCGGCGTTCAGCGAGGTCAGCGGCCTGAGCATCGAGACCGAGACCATGGACTTCATCGAGGGCGGCGTCAACGACCGCGTGCTGCGCCTCCCGGTGCGGTCCAAGGTGGGCAACCTGACCCTCAAGCGCGGCG from Deinococcus sp. JMULE3 encodes:
- a CDS encoding phage tail protein gives rise to the protein MTRPRVTATARGGVARVGTPAGQATVRVDSRGVHASHNMSAEAAARRLGLPIPTTPQKTAHQVLSNHRYHVAIDGLEQAAFSEVSGLSIETETMDFIEGGVNDRVLRLPVRSKVGNLTLKRGVVAGQHLLQWHLNIVQGYLDVRNVTITVYQTSGAVLTRFELLQAYPVKWSGPQFTGNGDAVAVETLELAHAGFLQISQ